In Phacochoerus africanus isolate WHEZ1 chromosome 2, ROS_Pafr_v1, whole genome shotgun sequence, one DNA window encodes the following:
- the CHST14 gene encoding carbohydrate sulfotransferase 14, with the protein MFPRPLTPLAAPNGAEPLGRALRRVPSGRARAGLGAPPLLLPSMLMFAVIVASSGLLLMIERGILAEMKPLPLHPPNREGAVWRETVPRSGGLLLDAGDSDLQVRQDVRNRTLRAVCGQPGMPRDPWDLPVGQRRTLLRHILVSDRYRFLYCYVPKVACSNWKRVLKVLAGVLDNVDVRLKMDHRSDLVFLADLRPDEIRYRLQHYFKFLFVRDPLERLLSAYRNKFGEIREYQQRYGAEIVRRYRAGAGPSPAGDDVTFPEFLRYLVDEDPERMNEHWMPVYHLCQPCAVRYDFVGSYERLEADANQVLEWVRAPPHVRFPARQAWYRPASPESLHYHLCSAPRAVLQDVLPKYILDFSLFAYPLPNVTREACHQ; encoded by the coding sequence ATGTTCCCCCGCCCGCTGACCCCGCTGGCGGCCCCAAATGGCGCCGAGCCCCTGGGCAGGGCGCTGAGGCGGGTCCCCTCGGGCAGGGCCCGGGCCGGGCTGGGGGCGCCGCCCCTGCTGCTGCCGTCCATGCTGATGTTCGCCGTGATCGTGGCCTCCAGCGGGCTGCTGCTCATGATCGAACGGGGCATCCTGGCCGAGATGAAGCCCCTTCCTCTGCACCCTCCCAACCGCGAGGGCGCGGTGTGGCGCGAGACGGTCCCCAGGTCTGGGGGGCTGCTCCTCGATGCCGGGGACTCAGACTTGCAGGTGAGGCAAGACGTCCGGAACCGGACCTTGAGGGCAGTGTGCGGACAACCAGGCATGCCCCGGGACCCCTGGGACTTGCCGGTGGGACAGCGGCGCACCCTGCTGCGCCACATCCTCGTGAGTGACCGTTACCGCTTCCTCTACTGCTACGTGCCCAAGGTGGCTTGCTCGAACTGGAAGCGGGTGCTGAAGGTGTTGGCGGGTGTCCTGGACAACGTGGACGTCCGCCTCAAGATGGACCACCGCAGCGACTTGGTGTTCCTGGCCGACCTGCGGCCTGACGAGATTCGCTACCGCCTGCAGCACTACTTTAAGTTCCTGTTTGTGCGAGACCCCTTGGAACGCCTTCTCTCTGCTTACCGCAACAAGTTTGGCGAGATTCGAGAGTACCAGCAGCGCTATGGGGCCGAGATCGTGAGGCGGTACCGGGCTGGAGCGGGACCCAGCCCCGCAGGGGACGATGtcaccttccctgagttcctgaGATACCTGGTGGACGAGGACCCCGAGCGCATGAACGAGCACTGGATGCCCGTGTATCACCTGTGTCAGCCTTGTGCCGTGCGCTACGACTTTGTGGGTTCCTATGAGAGGCTGGAGGCAGACGCCAACCAGGTGCTGGAGTGGGTGCGGGCACCGCCCCATGTCCGATTTCCAGCTCGCCAGGCCTGGTACCGGCCGGCTAGCCCTGAAAGCCTGCACTACCACCTGTGCAGTGCCCCCAGGGCCGTGCTGCAGGATGTGTTGCCTAAGTATATCCTGGACTTCTCCCTGTTTGCCTACCCACTGCCTAATGTCACCAGGGAGGCCTGTCATCAGTAA